One Gimesia sp. DNA segment encodes these proteins:
- a CDS encoding A24 family peptidase, protein MDWHQLLLENWHVKFVSIVLIYAAYIDGKELRVPNWITYPMVLSGLVYMTWTGGLAGLGWGLLGMAVGLATLLPLYSVGGMGAGDVKLMAGIGAWLGVKITFYAFCVTTVVGAVMAVGMVLYRKSFYKHLGQAIVILDEWRSVKNPRELSRIAKERKPTMYLLPYGIPICIGSIAYFFYAGLL, encoded by the coding sequence ATGGATTGGCATCAGTTACTTCTCGAGAATTGGCATGTTAAGTTTGTTTCCATCGTCTTGATTTACGCTGCTTACATTGATGGTAAAGAACTGCGGGTTCCGAACTGGATTACCTATCCGATGGTTCTTTCCGGTCTGGTCTACATGACCTGGACCGGTGGTCTGGCTGGCCTGGGCTGGGGCCTGCTGGGAATGGCTGTCGGACTGGCTACTCTGCTCCCGCTGTATAGCGTCGGTGGCATGGGCGCGGGTGACGTCAAACTGATGGCCGGCATTGGTGCCTGGCTGGGAGTGAAAATCACCTTCTATGCGTTCTGTGTGACAACCGTTGTGGGAGCCGTGATGGCTGTCGGCATGGTGCTCTACCGCAAGAGCTTTTACAAGCACCTGGGGCAGGCGATCGTGATCCTGGACGAATGGCGTTCCGTCAAGAACCCACGGGAACTCTCCCGGATTGCCAAAGAACGAAAGCCTACCATGTACCTGCTGCCTTACGGGATTCCGATCTGCATCGGATCAATCGCCTACTTCTTCTATGCCGGCCTGCTGTAA
- a CDS encoding folylpolyglutamate synthase/dihydrofolate synthase family protein — translation MGVLAERYQQSLDFLFGRLNYERMGSSKYSTQDFKLSRMEELLNRLGNPQNRVPTIHVAGTKGKGSTSVMMAEMLSAAGYRVGLFTSPHVTRYEERILVNGQQMEPEELVELVGELSQVVVQMDQAENGLSPTFFELTTALAWMQFARQAVDFAVMEVGLGGRLDSTNVCSPLVTAITNISYDHTALLGNTIEQITREKAGIIKAGIPVFSGVTQSEAIAVLEEISQEKQSPLFLMQRDFSGTSVEAVEVPVLSAATGLPCQQVEVQTPWSRLEQIPVSLLGAHQAINATLAVTVLDYLRQQGVEIPLDLLRKGMADLKWPARIELVQKQPPVVLDTAHNGASIQALVDTLSACFSEPDRVLIFAVTRDKDVQEMLRTLLPHFQTVILTQYLSNPRRIPVEELLEITRLIQEEIGNASELVVTASPEAAWSRARSEATDKTLICVTGSFFIAAEMRELLLGKTDEMLLSGTC, via the coding sequence ATGGGAGTCTTGGCAGAAAGATACCAGCAGAGCCTGGACTTTCTATTTGGTCGTCTCAATTATGAACGGATGGGGAGTAGCAAGTATTCCACCCAGGATTTCAAATTGAGCCGAATGGAGGAGTTATTGAATCGTCTGGGGAATCCTCAGAATAGGGTCCCCACGATTCATGTCGCCGGAACCAAAGGAAAAGGTTCTACTTCGGTAATGATGGCAGAAATGCTTTCAGCAGCCGGCTATCGCGTGGGACTGTTTACTTCTCCACATGTGACTCGTTACGAAGAACGGATTCTGGTCAATGGTCAGCAGATGGAGCCAGAAGAACTGGTAGAGCTGGTGGGAGAGCTTTCCCAGGTCGTTGTGCAAATGGACCAGGCAGAGAATGGTCTGAGCCCGACTTTTTTTGAGCTGACGACAGCTCTGGCCTGGATGCAGTTTGCCCGTCAGGCGGTTGACTTCGCAGTCATGGAAGTCGGTCTGGGAGGCCGCCTGGATTCAACGAATGTCTGTTCGCCTCTGGTGACAGCCATTACGAATATCAGCTACGATCACACCGCCCTGCTGGGAAATACAATCGAACAGATTACCCGCGAAAAGGCGGGGATTATCAAAGCGGGGATTCCAGTCTTTAGTGGCGTCACACAGTCCGAGGCGATTGCCGTGCTGGAGGAAATCAGCCAGGAGAAACAGTCTCCGCTCTTTTTAATGCAGAGGGACTTTTCCGGAACTTCAGTGGAAGCAGTTGAAGTGCCGGTACTGTCTGCGGCAACCGGGCTTCCCTGTCAGCAGGTTGAAGTTCAAACCCCCTGGTCCAGACTGGAACAGATTCCAGTGAGCCTGTTGGGGGCGCATCAGGCGATCAATGCGACTCTGGCGGTAACCGTTCTGGACTATCTGCGTCAACAGGGAGTCGAGATCCCGTTAGATCTGTTACGAAAAGGGATGGCAGACCTGAAATGGCCAGCCCGCATTGAACTGGTGCAGAAGCAGCCTCCCGTTGTTCTGGACACAGCACATAATGGTGCTTCGATTCAGGCTTTGGTTGATACACTGTCAGCCTGTTTTTCTGAACCGGACCGGGTGCTGATTTTTGCGGTCACGCGGGACAAGGATGTGCAGGAGATGTTGAGAACACTGCTGCCTCATTTCCAGACAGTGATCCTGACACAATATCTTTCCAATCCGCGGCGGATTCCCGTAGAAGAACTGCTTGAGATCACTCGATTGATTCAAGAGGAGATCGGGAATGCGTCTGAACTGGTCGTGACTGCAAGTCCCGAAGCCGCCTGGTCGCGGGCCAGATCAGAAGCAACAGATAAAACTTTGATCTGTGTGACGGGGTCGTTTTTTATCGCAGCAGAGATGCGGGAACTGCTCCTCGGTAAAACCGATGAAATGCTGCTGTCCGGGACCTGTTAA
- a CDS encoding type II and III secretion system protein family protein produces the protein MLAFNKIFKVHGLSLCLALVFSLISTTAYSQNEPPVPPGASEPVVQVSSEQMKLEVTEKFSKILKFPGKIKRVDGFDPTVLNVTALTPNEIRVQALVPGVTTLVITDENGKIYSVETFVSGDARHLQAYLKELFPRSSVTAIKVQDSVVLRGWVTEPEAITEMVEIAEQFFPNGVLNQMKLAGVQQVLLKVKIMEVQRSKIRQLGVNWLFLNQSGYVYSNPGSLVPLTGISVPFGGPPALTASQQLLGNATMGFGLVGDNSIFQSFIEALKQEALLKILAEPELVTTSGRPANLLSGGEFPILVPQSLGTVTIEWREFGVRMEAVPIVLGNGRLRLEVQPEVSERDFSNAVQVSGTTVPGLTVRRANTAVEMNFGETMVIAGLISSRKTAETSKTPFLGELPVVGAAFRRVRYTEGETELVIMVTPELVSPLKAGQIPPGGPGRFTATPTDRELYGDGVLEVPSYGDKCPDCRYSVPGPISPESMMQMEDNVLPPASRSQMPPPPAPPTIQSEVIHKPAMSPEELKALQEQQKMQQAPAKPVAGAQGMKVPDLTEGKQGQWKAKQKTGNPAPAPKPGTLSTPPKGQPGLIGPGG, from the coding sequence ATGCTGGCCTTCAACAAAATCTTCAAAGTTCATGGACTCTCACTCTGTCTGGCGCTGGTCTTCAGTCTGATCAGCACCACGGCGTACTCACAGAACGAACCACCCGTTCCGCCTGGAGCCAGTGAGCCGGTTGTCCAGGTTTCATCCGAGCAGATGAAACTGGAAGTGACCGAAAAGTTCTCCAAGATTCTGAAGTTTCCCGGCAAAATCAAGCGTGTCGACGGATTTGATCCCACGGTTTTGAATGTCACCGCACTGACTCCCAACGAGATTCGAGTGCAGGCTCTGGTGCCAGGAGTGACCACTCTGGTCATTACTGATGAAAACGGAAAGATCTATTCGGTAGAAACCTTCGTCAGTGGGGATGCCCGTCACCTGCAGGCCTATCTTAAAGAGCTCTTTCCCCGCTCATCTGTTACCGCGATCAAGGTACAGGATTCGGTTGTACTGCGAGGCTGGGTGACTGAGCCCGAAGCGATTACCGAAATGGTCGAAATCGCAGAACAGTTCTTTCCCAACGGCGTTTTGAATCAGATGAAGCTGGCTGGTGTGCAGCAGGTTTTGCTTAAAGTCAAAATCATGGAAGTGCAACGTTCCAAGATTCGGCAGCTGGGCGTGAACTGGCTGTTCCTGAACCAGAGCGGATATGTTTACAGTAACCCGGGGTCACTGGTGCCGCTAACGGGGATTTCTGTTCCCTTCGGTGGTCCACCGGCTTTGACTGCTTCTCAGCAGCTGTTGGGAAATGCCACAATGGGCTTTGGTCTCGTTGGCGATAACAGCATCTTCCAGTCCTTCATCGAAGCGTTAAAACAGGAAGCTTTACTGAAAATTCTGGCAGAACCGGAACTGGTTACCACCAGTGGCCGCCCTGCTAACCTGCTGTCTGGTGGTGAATTTCCGATTCTCGTACCTCAGAGCCTGGGAACAGTGACCATCGAATGGCGTGAGTTTGGTGTTCGCATGGAAGCGGTTCCCATCGTGCTGGGGAATGGGCGTCTGCGACTTGAGGTACAACCTGAAGTCAGTGAACGTGACTTCTCCAACGCGGTTCAGGTTTCCGGAACTACGGTTCCCGGTCTGACCGTACGGCGGGCTAATACGGCAGTGGAAATGAACTTTGGTGAGACTATGGTTATTGCCGGTCTGATCTCCAGCCGTAAAACTGCTGAGACATCCAAGACTCCCTTCCTGGGCGAACTGCCTGTCGTGGGAGCTGCATTCCGCCGGGTACGTTATACGGAAGGCGAAACGGAGCTCGTGATCATGGTGACTCCGGAACTGGTCTCACCACTGAAAGCGGGACAGATTCCTCCGGGAGGACCGGGGCGGTTTACCGCGACACCGACCGATCGTGAATTATACGGAGATGGAGTGCTGGAAGTTCCCAGCTATGGAGACAAATGTCCTGACTGCCGCTATTCAGTGCCTGGACCAATCAGTCCTGAGTCTATGATGCAGATGGAAGATAATGTACTGCCACCCGCTTCCCGGTCGCAGATGCCACCTCCCCCTGCACCGCCGACGATCCAGTCTGAGGTGATTCATAAGCCCGCGATGTCTCCTGAGGAACTGAAAGCCCTGCAGGAACAGCAGAAGATGCAACAGGCTCCCGCGAAACCGGTTGCCGGTGCTCAGGGGATGAAAGTTCCCGACCTGACCGAGGGGAAGCAGGGACAGTGGAAAGCGAAACAGAAAACGGGAAATCCCGCACCGGCTCCTAAACCGGGGACTTTAAGTACACCACCCAAAGGACAGCCTGGTTTAATTGGACCGGGGGGCTAG
- a CDS encoding Flp family type IVb pilin, whose product MKNLTKSIKNFLVSEDGPTAVEYAVMLALIVIVCLTAIQAVGTNANAKFEQVRDALT is encoded by the coding sequence ATGAAGAATCTGACAAAGAGCATCAAGAATTTCCTGGTATCAGAAGATGGTCCTACAGCTGTTGAATACGCTGTCATGCTGGCTCTGATCGTCATCGTTTGTCTGACTGCCATCCAGGCTGTTGGTACAAACGCCAATGCGAAATTCGAACAGGTTCGTGATGCGTTGACCTAA
- a CDS encoding DinB family protein, with protein sequence MSIDIATVSELLKFNRAMTLKILDEISEFSDPTSALTFRPGPGRAHIAWQIMHLGITEELFASQRLRSTDSSLTQWFDSYQKGSNASDEIPSIDTIRSVLSESRENVLDAISQITAADLETVPAGLSERGWTNQMALQILCWHEPHHQGQAHLTLNSWKAQQ encoded by the coding sequence ATGAGTATCGATATCGCCACGGTCTCCGAACTGCTCAAGTTTAACCGGGCCATGACTTTAAAAATATTGGATGAAATCAGTGAGTTCTCCGATCCGACCAGCGCGCTGACCTTCCGTCCCGGCCCCGGACGGGCACATATCGCCTGGCAGATTATGCATCTGGGCATCACTGAGGAGCTTTTCGCCTCGCAGCGTCTGCGCTCAACAGATTCGTCTCTTACTCAATGGTTCGACTCCTACCAGAAGGGGAGTAACGCCAGTGACGAAATCCCCTCTATCGACACCATTCGTTCGGTGCTGAGTGAATCCCGGGAAAATGTCCTCGATGCGATCTCTCAGATCACCGCAGCTGATCTGGAAACGGTTCCCGCGGGTTTGAGTGAACGTGGCTGGACCAATCAGATGGCATTACAGATTCTCTGCTGGCATGAGCCACACCATCAGGGGCAGGCGCATTTAACTTTGAACTCCTGGAAAGCGCAACAGTAA
- a CDS encoding AAA family ATPase: MSGVVRLSIIDPNEATRNELKNMLIGVDMVWLEAECSRYEFFTEVVSQTKPDIALISLDANPELALNLIAQVTRDLPSCSVIVVSSSQEGSLILRAMRNGAKEFLGFPLVLEDFLSALNRIQIASGKTEGGEHKAPRSSQVITVAGVSGGVGCTSLAINLACCLASNEQNSVAVIDLDLALGDTDVWLDIIPDYTIQDVAENISRLDYSLLKRSLTKHNCGAFLLPRPVQMDMSTQINTDVLRRIIALLRATFTHLVIDVSKSYNSLDLAAMELSDTVLLTAQLDLPCLRNVVRLSQFFDNHDQIADKVKVVMNRLGLEDTQISINKALETIGREIFAQIPNDYATMVESRNNGVPLVMQAPKAKLTRSIMQLAAHVGGDSLTHDEDSAAKKKKSLFGFLNHSK, encoded by the coding sequence ATGAGTGGAGTAGTTCGACTATCAATTATTGATCCGAATGAGGCGACGCGCAATGAGCTGAAAAACATGCTGATTGGTGTCGATATGGTCTGGCTCGAGGCTGAGTGCAGTCGATATGAATTCTTCACCGAGGTGGTCTCACAGACCAAGCCGGACATCGCTCTGATTTCTCTGGATGCAAATCCTGAACTGGCGCTGAACCTGATTGCCCAGGTGACCCGTGACCTGCCCAGCTGCAGTGTCATCGTGGTCAGCAGCTCGCAGGAAGGCAGCCTGATCCTGCGTGCCATGCGAAACGGGGCCAAAGAATTTCTGGGTTTCCCACTGGTACTGGAAGACTTCCTGTCTGCGCTGAATCGTATCCAGATCGCTTCGGGCAAAACAGAAGGTGGCGAGCACAAAGCGCCTCGTTCCAGCCAGGTCATTACCGTGGCTGGTGTGAGTGGCGGCGTGGGCTGTACTTCACTGGCCATCAACCTGGCCTGCTGTCTGGCGAGTAACGAACAGAACAGCGTTGCGGTGATTGACCTGGATCTCGCACTGGGAGATACGGATGTCTGGCTGGACATCATTCCCGATTACACGATTCAGGACGTGGCAGAGAATATTTCCCGTCTGGATTATTCACTGCTGAAACGATCATTGACCAAACATAACTGTGGTGCGTTTCTGCTGCCGCGACCAGTGCAGATGGATATGTCTACGCAAATCAATACGGACGTACTCAGGCGAATTATTGCCCTGTTGCGGGCTACATTCACCCATCTGGTGATCGACGTCAGCAAGAGCTATAACAGTCTCGATCTGGCTGCGATGGAGCTTTCCGATACCGTTCTATTGACAGCACAACTGGATCTGCCCTGCTTACGAAATGTGGTACGCCTTTCCCAGTTCTTTGACAACCATGACCAGATCGCTGACAAAGTGAAGGTGGTCATGAATCGTCTGGGGCTGGAAGATACGCAGATCAGTATAAACAAAGCTCTGGAGACAATCGGCCGCGAGATTTTCGCGCAGATTCCCAACGATTATGCCACAATGGTTGAGTCCCGTAATAACGGGGTCCCACTGGTTATGCAGGCCCCCAAGGCCAAGCTCACCCGCAGTATTATGCAGCTGGCTGCACACGTTGGTGGAGACAGCCTGACCCATGATGAAGACTCAGCCGCCAAGAAGAAAAAGAGTCTCTTTGGGTTCCTGAATCATTCCAAGTAG
- the cpaB gene encoding Flp pilus assembly protein CpaB, with the protein MKLKSLMMLVVAVGCGLVAMLGVRQVLNRDNQKEEVKRANVLVTISEIAPGTPLTESNVKFKSWPIDQIPEGSVTKLEEYKERSIKTRAVPGEIVMKAKLSEQGVRGASVEIPDGKRVFTTSVDMTKTHSGLILPGDFVDVYVTFTARKQQGGLSTITKVILERVKIFATDHLTDVGGTESNQVKSKNISLLLSPREGAILKLAEKKGEVHLALRSQSDDSDTEDVQFDDQELAEVFSIDGSEYLQDDEEAQGDVKEDKQPVVKQSQENTKSAKEFLDQQQEPQMMTSAEVEVEPMEEEKKMWQIEIYSGEEKIVQEVELLEEELSDQQAALKNLWDSFTKRQKQKIN; encoded by the coding sequence ATGAAACTGAAGTCATTGATGATGTTGGTAGTCGCAGTCGGCTGTGGTTTAGTTGCGATGTTGGGCGTCCGACAGGTCCTGAATCGGGATAATCAGAAGGAAGAAGTCAAACGAGCGAACGTGCTGGTGACCATTTCCGAGATTGCTCCCGGGACTCCCCTGACGGAATCCAACGTGAAGTTTAAATCATGGCCCATTGATCAAATACCAGAAGGCTCAGTTACAAAGCTGGAAGAATATAAAGAGCGCTCTATTAAAACCCGGGCCGTTCCTGGCGAAATCGTGATGAAAGCGAAGCTCAGTGAACAAGGTGTAAGGGGCGCATCAGTTGAAATTCCAGATGGAAAACGGGTCTTTACGACATCGGTCGATATGACCAAAACACACAGTGGTTTGATACTCCCGGGTGACTTTGTTGATGTGTATGTGACATTCACGGCGCGAAAGCAACAGGGGGGATTGTCGACCATCACTAAAGTAATTCTGGAACGCGTCAAGATCTTTGCCACGGATCATCTCACTGACGTTGGTGGAACCGAAAGCAATCAGGTCAAGTCCAAGAACATATCGTTACTGCTCTCTCCCCGTGAAGGAGCAATTCTGAAACTGGCTGAGAAAAAAGGAGAAGTTCACCTCGCCCTGCGGTCGCAATCAGATGATTCCGACACCGAGGACGTGCAGTTTGACGATCAGGAACTGGCAGAGGTCTTTTCAATTGATGGCAGTGAATATCTGCAGGATGATGAAGAAGCACAGGGCGATGTAAAAGAAGACAAACAGCCTGTTGTTAAGCAGTCACAGGAAAATACGAAGTCGGCCAAAGAGTTTCTCGATCAACAGCAGGAGCCTCAGATGATGACCTCTGCTGAAGTCGAAGTCGAGCCGATGGAAGAAGAAAAGAAAATGTGGCAGATTGAAATTTATTCAGGCGAAGAAAAAATTGTTCAGGAAGTGGAACTGCTGGAAGAGGAACTGAGTGACCAGCAGGCAGCTCTGAAAAATCTGTGGGATTCGTTTACGAAAAGACAGAAACAGAAAATCAATTGA